Proteins from a genomic interval of Raphanus sativus cultivar WK10039 unplaced genomic scaffold, ASM80110v3 Scaffold1722, whole genome shotgun sequence:
- the LOC130504662 gene encoding ubiquitin-related modifier 1 homolog 1-like → MQLTLEFGGGLELLCDSQKIHKVNVDLPNGEDDLTMKHLLTWVRTNLIKERPEMFIKGDTVRPGVLVLVNDCDWELSGQLETTIQEKDVIVFISTLHGG, encoded by the exons GGGAGGTTTAGAGCTGCTCTGCGATTCACAAAAGATCCATAAAGTAAACGTAGACTTGCCCAATGGCGAAGATGAT CTGACAATGAAGCATTTGCTTACATGGGTTCGTACAAATCTGATCAAAGAGAGGCCTGAAATGTTCATCAAGGGTGATACTGT AAGACCTGGTGTTCTTGTGTTAGTGAACGACTGTGATTGGGAGCTAAGCGGCCAGCTCGAGACCACAATCCAAGAGAAAGATGTTATCGTTTTCATCTCCACCTTGCACGGTGGATAA